TTTTGCTCATTAGCAAGCTCTACTGCATTTTTATCTAAAAAATATTTTGCATTTAATTCTTGATGACCTTTTAAAGGAAGAAGGATTGCACATTTTTCTAAAAATGATAATTCAGTAAGAGTTCCAAGTCCGGAACGAGATACCACTAAATCCGAAACAAACATAAAATCCAAAGTTTCTTTTTCAATAAATTCATATTGATAATAATTTTCATTTTTTATGATTTTATGTTTTCCATTACCAGTTACATGAATTATTTGATATTTTTCTGTTAATTTATCAATATTTTGATATATTACTTCATTTAAATCATTTGCTCCTGAACTACCACCAAGTATCAAAACTATTTTGAGCTCTGGATTGAAATTATATTTTTCTATAATTTTTTGTTTATCTAAATTTTTTAATATTTCTATATCAAATCTACAAGGATTTCCTGTAAAAATTGCTTTATCTTTTTTGAACTTTTGTAAATGATCTTCAAATGTTACTGTTATTTTGTCGGCAAATGGAAACATCAGTTTATTTGCAAGACCAATTTTTACATCTTGTTGATGAACAAGTATTTTCTTGCCCAATATCTTTGAAACTATTACAAGTGGAACACTTACAAAACCACCAGCACTTATTACAATATCAGGACTCATTTTTTTCAAAAGTTTGTGCGACTGTAAAATTGCTTTTTTAAAATTATAA
This Patescibacteria group bacterium DNA region includes the following protein-coding sequences:
- a CDS encoding UDP-N-acetylglucosamine--N-acetylmuramyl-(pentapeptide) pyrophosphoryl-undecaprenol N-acetylglucosamine transferase; the protein is MNKSFKLMFSGGGTLGPVTPLVAIINKIKKIHLNDEIFWVSTINGIENKFLNNLGIKTYQISSAKFRRYFSLKNFSDIYNFKKAILQSHKLLKKMSPDIVISAGGFVSVPLVIVSKILGKKILVHQQDVKIGLANKLMFPFADKITVTFEDHLQKFKKDKAIFTGNPCRFDIEILKNLDKQKIIEKYNFNPELKIVLILGGSSGANDLNEVIYQNIDKLTEKYQIIHVTGNGKHKIIKNENYYQYEFIEKETLDFMFVSDLVVSRSGLGTLTELSFLEKCAILLPLKGHQELNAKYFLDKNAVELANEQNLIEYIFMLLENKLKRETLSRNISSIMPKDATENIIDIIYSLINKS